Proteins encoded in a region of the Anopheles aquasalis chromosome 2, idAnoAquaMG_Q_19, whole genome shotgun sequence genome:
- the LOC126581821 gene encoding protein escargot translates to MPTSIMQKNYSHCPLKKRPVFMMKDAELALKNDSESEMEPENLSTKPQDLSMKSKKKARSVSPVMIKTEDSLPTPPPSSSPSPSETTKSPISIPTPTPTYGTLPSIYYPTARSPLSPVSSTNGTVAAAAAAASTMQDVLYKSFSSVYPAAVAGYPGFPYTMPYPADFYSAAAYHHHHSRQQSFHHQQHQSPEQPPQPHLSQISPPRSEPLSPYSAGQRDRSPSTSPTTHLFRPDRRSLSPPPSMVVPSYPAELRLTQNNNIIKSEPFARSQHRYMPYALGPHHPHQHPPSHAHPHHQQHHHHHAQHPHLMMASSHHGIEHPSLSPTSSHTSFNSYLSSSRGRSLSPASASPGSVSLSEENNNSLTATNGNNVLTEKSTSSSNIQEHKEAGDKSSTPGEKGSSAGGSAPRYQCPDCGKSYSTYSGLSKHQQFHCPAAEGNQAQKTFVCKECDKPYKTLGALKMHIRTHTLPCKCNLCDKAFSRPWLLQGHIRTHTGEKPFVCKLCQRAFADRSNLRAHQQTHEDVKRFKCPSCTKSFSRLPLLTKHAESGCPGGSGAGSPVPSHPDSPGSIDGGRCHSPDPSCQDESKFMPTVLPHATNSGTSSANIAVY, encoded by the exons ATGCCGACGTCAATCATGCAGAAAAACTACAGCCACTGTCCGCTGAAGAAGCGTCCCGTGTTCATGATGAAAGACGCAGAACTCGCACTGAAAAATG ATTCAGAAAGTGAGATGGAACCGGAAAATCTGAGCACCAAGCCACAGGATCTTTCGATGAAATCCAAAAAGAAGGCTCGCTCCGTTTCGCCCGTGATGATCAAGACGGAGGACAGTTTACCGACTCCACCGCCTTCATCGTCACCGAGCCCAAGTGAAACGACCAAATCGCCAATCTCGatcccgacaccgacaccgacttATGGCACGTTGCCATCGATCTACTACCCCACGGCCCGGTCGCCGCTGTCCCCAGTATCCTCCACCAATGGaaccgtggctgctgctgcggctgcggccaGCACCATGCAGGATGTGCTCTACAAATCGTTCTCGTCCGTGTATCCTGCTGCGGTGGCCGGATACCCCGGCTTCCCCTACACTATGCCCTATCCGGCCGATTTCTACAGCGCGGCCGcatatcaccatcaccacagccGTCAGCAGtccttccatcatcagcagcatcagtctcCAGAACAGCCACCACAGCCTCATCTTAGCCAGATCTCGCCACCACGCTCTGAGCCACTGTCACCGTACAGTGCCGGTCAGCGCGATCGTAGCCCCTCGACGTCACCCACGACGCATCTTTTCCGTCCGGATCGTCGATCGCTGTCACCGCCTCCCTCGATGGTTGTACCTTCCTACCCAGCCGAGCTGCGTCTtacgcaaaacaacaacatcatcaagtCGGagccgttcgctcgctcccagCATCGCTACATGCCGTACGCTCTGGGACCCCACCATccacaccagcaccccccTTCGCATGCGCAtccgcatcaccagcagcaccatcatcaccatgcgCAGCATCCACATCTGATGATGGCTTCATCGCACCACGGCATCGAGCATCCCTCACTCTCGCCCACTTCGAGCCATACCTCGTTCAACTCGTACCTCTCATCGTCCCGCGGCCGCTCACTGTCACCAGCCTCTGCCAGCCCCGGATCCGTCTCGCTATCGGaggagaacaacaacagtctGACCGCAACGAATGGTAACAATGTGCTGACGGAAAAGTCCACCTCGAGTTCCAACATCCAGGAGCATAAGGAAGCCGGCGATAAGTCTTCTACGCCGGGCGAGAAGGGATCGTCCGCCGGTGGGTCGGCTCCACGCTACCAGTGCCCAGATTGTGGCAAAAGTTATTCCACCTACTCGGGCCTCTCGAAGCATCAGCAGTTTCACTGCCCAGCCGCCGAAGGTAATCAAGCGCAGAAGACGTTCGTGTGCAAGGAGTGTGACAAACCGTACAAGACGCTGGGTGCTCTCAAGATGCACATCCGGACGCACACGCTGCCGTGCAAGTGCAATCTCTGTGATAAGGCGTTCTCGCGCCCCTGGCTGCTGCAGGGTCACATCCGGACGCACACCGGCGAGAAACCTTTCGTGTGCAAGCTGTGCCAGCGTGCGTTTGCTGATCGCTCGAACCTGCGGGCTCACCAGCAGACGCACGAGGACGTCAAGCGGTTCAAGTGTCCCTCGTGTACCAAGTCTTTTTCGCGGCTTCCACTGCTCACCAAGCACGCCGAAAGCGGGTGCCCAGGTGGCAGCGGTGCGGGCTCACCTGTTCCCTCGCATCCCGATAGCCcgggatcgatcgacggtggacggtgcCATTCGCCGGATCCTTCGTGCCAGGATGAGAGTAAGTTCATGCCGACCGTGCTGCCACACGCCACCAACAGTGGCACTAGTAGCGCCAACATCGCCGTTTACTAA